A window of Aurantibacillus circumpalustris genomic DNA:
TTACGCGTATTCGTGGCTGCCGCTAAACAGCGTGGTGAAGCTTTAGACCATGTATTATTACACGGCCCTCCGGGTTTAGGAAAAACAACGCTTGCACATATTATTACAAATGATCTTGGCGTAAATTTAAAAGTGACCAGTGGTCCAGTATTAGATAAACCGGGCGATTTAGCAGGACTACTTACAAACCTTGAACCTTACGATGTTTTATTTATTGATGAGATTCATCGTTTAAGTCCCATTGTGGAAGAGTATTTATACTCAGCCATGGAGGATTACAAAATCGACATCATGATTGATAGCGGACCAAATGCCCGCAGTGTGCAGATTAAGTTAAATCCTTTTACTTTGGTAGGAGCGACTACCAGAAGTGGTTTGTTAACCTCGCCCCTACGCGCCCGTTTTGGAATTACAAGCCGATTAAATTATTACGACAGCAAAGTTTTGACAGGCATTGTAAACCGCAGTTCTGATATTTTAAATGTAGAAATTAAAGAAGAAGCTGCTTATGAGATAGCACGTAGAAGCCGTGGCACTCCGCGTATTGCAAATGCCTTATTACGCCGCGTAAGAGATTTTGCACAGATAAAAGGAAACGGCACAATTGACATGGACATGGCATCAAGTTCTTTAAAGGCTTTAAACGTGGACAAGAATGGTTTGGATGAAATGGATTTGCGAATTTTAGCGTGCATCATTGATAAATTTAAAGGAGGTCCTGTAGGCATAAGCACCATCAGCTCTGCTGTGGGCGAAGAAGCTGGCACCATTGAAGAAGTTTACGAACCTTTTTTAGTGCAAGAAGGTTATTTGATGCGCACACCCCGAGGCCGTGAGGCAACAGAATTAGCCTATAAGCATTTGGGCAGAAATATTTACAAGAAACCAGGGAGTTTGTTTGATTAATTGTTTTTTAGACAACTTGCACATGGGTTTAAAGCA
This region includes:
- the ruvB gene encoding Holliday junction branch migration DNA helicase RuvB; amino-acid sequence: MNENLDAGEENLTPTDKEIERALRPIAFDDFSGQESVVDNLRVFVAAAKQRGEALDHVLLHGPPGLGKTTLAHIITNDLGVNLKVTSGPVLDKPGDLAGLLTNLEPYDVLFIDEIHRLSPIVEEYLYSAMEDYKIDIMIDSGPNARSVQIKLNPFTLVGATTRSGLLTSPLRARFGITSRLNYYDSKVLTGIVNRSSDILNVEIKEEAAYEIARRSRGTPRIANALLRRVRDFAQIKGNGTIDMDMASSSLKALNVDKNGLDEMDLRILACIIDKFKGGPVGISTISSAVGEEAGTIEEVYEPFLVQEGYLMRTPRGREATELAYKHLGRNIYKKPGSLFD